The Streptomyces sp. WZ-12 genome segment CGCCGGGCTCGGCGCACCGGAACCGGATCGTCGTCCGGGAGCGGAAGGTGGCCGCGTCCGTGCCGCTGGCGACCGCTGAGCGGACGTCCAGCGCCACGTGGTACCCCTCGACCGTCAGCAGCCGGCCCCGCTCACGTGCCTCTTCCCGGGACAGATTCTCGCCTGGCACGGTGTGCCTCCCTCACCCTCGTCTCGGATATCGAACACGGGGAATCATGGCACGCGCCCCGGCGGTTGAAGCCGGCACGGAACAACGCTGTTGACGCTCTCATAGAGGAGACCTCGTGTCCGAGACCACGAAGACCCCGGCAGACTTCTGGTTCGACCCGCTCTGCCCCTGGGCGTGGCTGACCTCCCGCTGGATGCTGGAGGTGGAGAAGGTCCGCCCGGTCCAGGTGCGTTGGCACGTGATGAGCCTGGCCGTGCTGAACGAGAACCGCCTCGACGAACTCCCCCCGGAGTACGCGGAGAACATGCGCCCCGGCGGCAAGTCCTGGGGTCCGGTCCGGGTCGTGAGCGCCGCCCAGCAGCTCCACGGCGACGAGGTCGTCGGCCGGCTCTACACCGCGCTCGGCACCCGCTTCCACACCCGCGGCGAGGGCGTGAACCGCGACTCCCTCGCCGCCGCCCTCGCCGACGCCGGCCTGCCCGCCGATCTGATCGACTACGCCGACCAGGACACCTACGACGCCGAGTTGCGCGCCTCCCACAAGGCGGGCATCGACCTGGTCGGCCAGGAGGTCGGCACCCCGGTGATCGCGGTCCCCGGCCCCGACGGCGACCAGATCGCCTTCTTCGGCCCGGTGGTCACCCCCGCCCCCAAGGGCGAGGCCGCCGCCAAGCTCTGGGACGGCACCCTGATGGTCGCCTCCACCCCCGGCTTCTTCGAGATCAAGCGCACGCGGACGGCGGCGCCGACGTTCGACTGACGCCTCTTGTCCGTGCCCATCCGGCGTGCGGCCGACAGCGCGACAGGGCCCCCGCGAGTCACGTCCTCGCGGGGGCCCTGCCCTATGCGCCTGCCAAGCGAACGGTGAGAAGACGATCACGAGGCAGGACGTTCAACGAGCCGCGGGCTCAGCACGCCGGCGGCCGAGGGGCCGCCGGCTCAGGGAGCCAGCAGCAGGTTGTTCGCCCGCTCCTTCGCGGCCGTGTACCGCTTGGCCACGTCCTGCCAGTTGACGACCTTCCACATCGCCTCGATGAAGTCGACCTTCTGGTTCTTGTACTGCAGGTAGAAGGCGTGCTCCCAGGCGTCGAAGACCAGGATCGGCACCGAGCCCTGGCCGACGTTGCCCTGGTGGTCGTAGATCTGCTCGACGATGAGGCGGCCGGTGACCGGCTCGTAGGCCAGGACGCCCCAGCCGGAGCCCTGCGTGGTGGCGGACGCCTTGGAGAGCTGGGCCTTGAACTTGGCGAACGAGCCGAAGCTCTCGGCGATGGCGTCGGCGAGCTCGCCCACGCCGTCCTTGTCCAGCGGCTCGCCGCCGCC includes the following:
- a CDS encoding DsbA family protein; the protein is MSETTKTPADFWFDPLCPWAWLTSRWMLEVEKVRPVQVRWHVMSLAVLNENRLDELPPEYAENMRPGGKSWGPVRVVSAAQQLHGDEVVGRLYTALGTRFHTRGEGVNRDSLAAALADAGLPADLIDYADQDTYDAELRASHKAGIDLVGQEVGTPVIAVPGPDGDQIAFFGPVVTPAPKGEAAAKLWDGTLMVASTPGFFEIKRTRTAAPTFD
- a CDS encoding superoxide dismutase; its protein translation is MATYTLPELPYDYSELAPVISPEIIELHHDKHHAAYVKGANDTLEQLAEARDKDQWGNINGLEKNLAFHLSGHILHSIYWHNMTGDGGGEPLDKDGVGELADAIAESFGSFAKFKAQLSKASATTQGSGWGVLAYEPVTGRLIVEQIYDHQGNVGQGSVPILVFDAWEHAFYLQYKNQKVDFIEAMWKVVNWQDVAKRYTAAKERANNLLLAP